GGCGACGATGGAGGGATAGGCCGGCCCCATGGCTCCGTGCATCCGAAAGATTCGCTCGATCTCGGCCTGCACCTGATATTCGTGCTGTCCCGGCGCCGCAAACTGCTGCGCGTGGATGTGGGCCTCAGCCGCGATCGCCGCCGCGCGGCGCATCTGCTCCATTTCCGCGTCGCTCTTGATCTGGCGCATGGCGTGAAGGATGGGGCCGGGATCTTCGAGGGCGACGGGACCGGTCCCGGTGCGCGGATACTGGGCGATGCAGCGCTGCCAGTGGCGCAGCACCGTGTCATTGAAGGCGCGATCGCGCCCCAGGTGATAAAAAATGCGATCGGCTCCCCGGAGATACTCCGGCAGCTTGGCGTCGAGCTCCTCGATCGAATAGGCCTCATCCGCCCCGTAGCGCTCCTTGGCGCCCTCGACCCCCGCCCGATAGCCCGTCCAGACCTCCTGGCGCGGATCGCGCGGCTGCACAAACAGCACAAACCGGTGCTCATCGTGGTGCGGCGCCAGCACCGCGACCGCCTCCGGCTCATTAAACCCCGTCAGATAAAAGAAATCGCTGTCTTGGCGATAGTTGTACTCAACGTCGTTGTGCATCACGGCCATGGGAGCACTGCGAATAATCGCGGTCCCCGAGCCGATTTTTTGCATGAGCTGTTCGCGGCGGTGACGGTACTCTGGGTGCATAGGGTGGAAACGGAAATTAGCAAAATTAACGGGGCCTCAGGTCGGCCAAAAACAGCGCGATCGCCGTATTTCAACCTTATCCCAAGCGCCCCAAAATTGGCCGTTTCGCCGTGCTTTCAGGTCAAAAGCCCCTAGAAGCCGTAGCTAAACACCGTGATCACCGGGCCATTTTCAGGAATATCGGCCGAGCTGAGACTCATGGAGCTGCCAATGCGCCGCACCGGCGTCCCCTCCATCAGCGCCAAGAACTCTTCTACCGCCACGATGTCGCAGGCGTTGGGATCGGCGGCCTGACTGCGGAACTGCGTCGGCACGATCATCTTGGGATTGAGGACTTGGATAGCCTCCTTGGCCTGTTGCGGATTGTAGGCCTTGGGGCCGCCGCCCACGGGGATAAACAGCACGTCGGGCCGCCCCATCAGGATTTGCTGCTCGAGGGTGACCGGAGCCGCTGCGCCGCCCATGTGCAGGATCTTGACGCCGCCCTGGGTCCACTTCCAGACGATGTTACTGCCAAAGCGGCGGCCATTGAGCCGGTCGTGGTCCGTCAGCAGCCCCTGGACCTGGAAGCCATCAAACTGGTAGACGCTGGGCTCAAACAGAATGCGCGGCGATCCGGGCACCTCTTCGACCGCGCCTTCATCTAGGAGGCGGCTGCTGATCAGCACCAAATCGGCGTCGACCTTGGGCGATCGATAGTTAGCGGTACAGCCGATGGGCTGGAAGGGATTCACCAAGATTCGGCGACCGCTGCCGCTAAAGAGGAAACAGGTATGGCCGAGGTACTGGATCGACAGCGGGCCGGTGGACTGGGCCTGACCGCGATCGCTCGATGCCAGGACAATGCCGCCGGTCACCAGGCTCGCACCTGCGTAGCGCAAGAAATTCCGTCGCTTCATGTTTTGTGAATCATCCCCTCAAAAGTTTGGTGCTGGACTCCAAAGAGCCGCGATCGCCCGTCGCTACCAAGCCTTGCCCAAGGCCCAGCCAAACGTCAGGCACGCTATAGCCATTGGAAGTCCTGGTCTCGGTTTTGTTCCTGTTCGACCAGGGGTGCTAGACACACCAACTCCCTATGGTGACACACTCCTACCCCGATGCTGACGCGCAAAGGCCAGCTTCCCGACCTCCCGCGCAGACAGAGGCGTTTGCCAAGCCCGGGTGCCTGCCAGTCGACAAAATCCCCTGCCCATCCCCCGTCAGCCTAGGAGGCGCGGGGCCGGCGACGGGTGCGCAGCCACATGAGCAGCCCCGTGATTAGCAGCGTTAGCAGTCCCAGCGCATTCAAAAAGGGATAGATCTTGGACAAGTTCACGACGCCGAAGTTGCCTCGATGGAGCTGGATCAGCCAGAAAAACTGCGATTCTTGGCCCGTCAGCTCCGCAAACTGAAACAGAGATCCCGTCACTAGGGTCAGCAGCAGCGGCAGAGCCATGATGGGCGCTAGGGCCATGTGGAGGTGGCGGACCTTAAGGGGGTTAATGCGTGGCATGGTGGTATTTTCTCTTTGTTTCTTAAAAATTTGGTGGGAGGTGGCGCGACGCTGGGCAGCTGCGATCGCGCCTCTCATCACCCTCCGCCATTGTCCCCCAGGGAACAGGCCACAGCCCGGGCCCAACCATGACAAAAGGGAGGCGATCGCCTCCCTTTTGGACGTGAAACTCGATGCTACTTTGGCACAGGAGCACCGCCCCTAGCGCTGCATAAAGCGCCCCGCCAGATTCAGCGCGTCTCCCACATCAAAGCTGCCGTCTCCATTGGTATCTAGGAACGAATGCAGCACCGGGTTAGAACCCTGGGCAGACTGCGTCGGCGCCCCCGTCTTCAGCAGATTCAAAATAATGGGCACCACCACCGGCAGCAGCGCCTGCACGGTCTCCAGATTGAGGCCTGTGCCCTGGGAGGTTGCCTGAGCCACTTGCTGCTGCTGCTGAGGCGAGAAAAGCGACTGCACCGCCGCCGGGCTGGGCTGGGTTCCCCCAAACTGATTCACGATCGCCTGGGCCTGGGCCTCGCCCCCCGCCTGGCTTTTTTCCTGGAGGGCGCTGCGCACAAAGCTTCCCACCAGCGAGATCATGGCCTGGGTCGTGTTGGCATCCAGGTTGCGGCTGCCCGACAGCTGCTGCACCGCGCCCAAGATGCTGCCCAGCTGATCGGGGCTGGCCTGCTGATCGGGGCTGTTGATCGCCCCCACAATGGCATCAAAGAGTCCCATAGTTTTCTTGGTTATTTTTCTGATTAATCAAATTTTCAGATTCACTGGATAGATCCTTCAGGCCCAGAGAAGAGCCGTGGCGTTTCTCTGGACCTGAAGATGGAGTCCCAAACGCTCCTAGCCGTCTCTAGCCAACTTCAACTTGGCTGGTGTCAACGCTGGTTGCCCCCCGGACAGTGCGGGCAACGTTCACCATCTTGTCCAAGATGGCCTGGTTGGGAGCTTTGCCCTTGAGGACGACGGTGCCGCCGGTCTGAGCGACAAACACGGTCTCGATATCGTCAATTTCGGCGTCCTGGTCAAAGGCCAGAGCAACGCGCTTGGCCAGACCGCTCTGGTCGTACTCGCCGGTCAGGCCCATGCGCTCTGGGGGGATGGTTTCCTGGGCCGTGGTGTTGGTGGCTGCGGTAGCAGCAGGCGCTGGGCCAGGATTGGGCGAAACCTGAGCATTTTGAGGCTTATTAATCCCAAAGAGTCGTTGTAGCCAAGCCATAGTTTTAGATTCCTCTTGATTGAAATGATGGATGAAAAGCGTGAACGAGTCTTGGAGAAGATTTGTGCAGCTACCAGAGTATTTTCGGAGGAAATTCCGGGAAGGTGCGGTATTTTTTAGGCAATCCTCAGATTTCGCAGATCGGGTGGTTCCAAAGTTGCCAGTCTGATAGGGCGGTGGGCGATCGCGCTTCTAGCCGAAGGGCCGGACCGGTTTAGACCCGCTAAACTCGCTCCTCGCTTCTAAGGGGATCAAGCGATACTGGCAGTAGGTCCTAGCCGCGATTTCACCGAATCTCAGAGGACTTCGGAAGCACTAGTTGCGATCCGACTGTATTTCAGGCGCTGCATCTCCTTTACTCTGACCCCATGGTCGAGAATGTTGCTCAGGGTGACCACTGTCGATTGATATAGATTCCAAGGCTGAAATGGGAGAGATTTTCGCTAAGATTTGCGATCGCCCTCGATTAGAGCCGATTTCTTAGAAGATCCTGGAAGGGCAAATCTCTTCGTGGGACAACCGCAAAATAGCTGAACCATTTCAGTCCACCTGCGCAGGGAAATGGTGGAAATTACGGGGCAAACCTGCGATCGCCCGCTTGTTTGGGGAACTCTTAGACAGAATGGGGCGATCGCCGCGGCGATCGCGCCAAACTTG
This genomic stretch from Geitlerinema sp. PCC 7407 harbors:
- a CDS encoding BON domain-containing protein — encoded protein: MAWLQRLFGINKPQNAQVSPNPGPAPAATAATNTTAQETIPPERMGLTGEYDQSGLAKRVALAFDQDAEIDDIETVFVAQTGGTVVLKGKAPNQAILDKMVNVARTVRGATSVDTSQVEVG
- a CDS encoding aminopeptidase P N-terminal domain-containing protein, with product MHPEYRHRREQLMQKIGSGTAIIRSAPMAVMHNDVEYNYRQDSDFFYLTGFNEPEAVAVLAPHHDEHRFVLFVQPRDPRQEVWTGYRAGVEGAKERYGADEAYSIEELDAKLPEYLRGADRIFYHLGRDRAFNDTVLRHWQRCIAQYPRTGTGPVALEDPGPILHAMRQIKSDAEMEQMRRAAAIAAEAHIHAQQFAAPGQHEYQVQAEIERIFRMHGAMGPAYPSIVASGPNACILHYVENTRQMQDNELLLIDAGCAVDYYNSDITRTFPISGRFTAEQRSLYAIVLEAQEKAIAQVQPGNPYNQFHDTAVRILVEGLVDLGLLCGDVDGLIEQEAYKPFYMHRTGHWLGLDVHDVGVYKHGDTWQSLQAGHVVTVEPGLYLGPDIQPVEGQPEVPEQWRGIGIRIEDDVLVTATGHEVLTAAVPKAIADLER
- a CDS encoding DUF937 domain-containing protein: MGLFDAIVGAINSPDQQASPDQLGSILGAVQQLSGSRNLDANTTQAMISLVGSFVRSALQEKSQAGGEAQAQAIVNQFGGTQPSPAAVQSLFSPQQQQQVAQATSQGTGLNLETVQALLPVVVPIILNLLKTGAPTQSAQGSNPVLHSFLDTNGDGSFDVGDALNLAGRFMQR
- a CDS encoding MBL fold metallo-hydrolase — translated: MKRRNFLRYAGASLVTGGIVLASSDRGQAQSTGPLSIQYLGHTCFLFSGSGRRILVNPFQPIGCTANYRSPKVDADLVLISSRLLDEGAVEEVPGSPRILFEPSVYQFDGFQVQGLLTDHDRLNGRRFGSNIVWKWTQGGVKILHMGGAAAPVTLEQQILMGRPDVLFIPVGGGPKAYNPQQAKEAIQVLNPKMIVPTQFRSQAADPNACDIVAVEEFLALMEGTPVRRIGSSMSLSSADIPENGPVITVFSYGF